The following is a genomic window from Halalkalicoccus subterraneus.
TTTCGTTCGAACACGGTTACCGACGCTCGACCGCGACCGTATCGCGGGTCGTGTCGATGTTCGCGAGCGACGGCACGCTGGTTCCGGGAAGCGCAACGACCCGCGAGGAGACGGCGATCCCCGTTCCGAGCGCCGCACGTTCGCCCTCGCCGCGATCGAGCGCCGAGAGCACGCCCGAGAGCATCGCGTCGCCCGCGCCGACCGTGTCGACGACCTCGACGTCGAGCGCCGGAGCGTACAGCGCGCGCTCGTCGCTCACCAGCACCGCCCCGTCAGCCCCAAGCGAAGCGACGACCCGCTCGAATCCCCTCTTTCGGAGGACGTGGGCGGCTTCGATGGCGTTTTCGACGGAATCGACGGTCGTTCCCGTCGCCGCCGCGAGCTCCTTACGGTTGGGCTTGCAGAGCACGTACTCGCCCGAGAGCTCGCCCAGTACGTCGCCGTTGAGGTCGATCGCCGTTTCCCACTCGCCGGCGGCCGCGATCCGGTCCACCGTCGCCGTGTCGATCCCCGGCGGGAGGCTCCCGGCGATCACGACCGTGTTCGGATCGCGCTCGCGGAGCCGGGAAACGAGCGCGTCGACCGCCCCTTCGTCGACTGTCGGCCCCGTCTGGTTGATCTTGTACTCCGCGTCGGGGGTCAGCAGCGTCGTGTTCAGCCGGGTCGTCCCGTCGATGGCGACGAACTCGGCGGGAAGCTCCGCAGTTTCGAGTTGGGTTTCGAGGTACTCACCGACGAAGCCACCGAGAAACCCCGTCGCGAGGGTGTCGGTGTCGAGCGAAGCGAGATACTTCGAGACGTTGATCCCCTTCCCGCCGGCGTCGTAGCGCGTCCGGTCGGTTCTCGTCACCGTGCCCGCGGTCGGCTCGTCCGTGAGCGAGACGGTGTAATCGACCGCGGGGTTGGGCGTGACCGTGACGATCATGCCGCCACCTCGATGACCGAGACCCCGGCGCTCTCACACGCGTCGCGGATCCCCCCTGGCGGCGTTCCGTTCGTGACGAGTCGGTCGATCTCGTCCAGATCCGCAAAGCGTACGAAGCTCCGCTCGCCGAACTTCGTCGCGTCGGTGACCGCAATCACGCGCGTCGCGCGTTCGACCATGAGCGACTTCATCCGGGCTTCGTCCTCGTCGGGCGTCATCAGCCCCTGCGAATCGAGCCCGTTCGTCCCCAGAAACAGGAGGTCGAAGTTGACCCGGTCCATGAAGGACTCGGCGCTCGGACCGACCAGCGCCCGCGAGCTGTGTCTAAGCGAGCCCCCGGTGAGTTTCACCTCACAGTCGGTTCCATCGAGTTCGAGTGCGATCACCGGCGAGTTCGTCACCGTCACCACCGACTCGGGGACTCGTTTCGCCACCTCGATCGTGGTCGTGCCCGAATCGAAGAAGACGACCTGTCCCGCCTGGATCTCTCCTGCCGCACGCTCGGCGATCGCGACCTTCGCGTCGAGCTGCTGGACCTCCCGCTGGCTGTAGGGCTGTTCGCGCCCCACGGTCGTCGCGGGGAGGGCCCCGCCGTGGGAGCGTTCGATCAGCGACTCGTTTTCGAGCTCTCTGAGGTCGCGCCGAACCGTCGCCTTCGAGAAGTCGAGTTCGTCCGCGAGTTCGGCCACCGAACAGCCGTCGTGTTCGGTGACGAGCGCCACGATCGTCCGTTTTCGCTGTTCGGGGAGCATCGGCCGTACCGCGTGCTTGGATGTGCACGCTTGTAACCGTTCGTGTTCGATCGTGAACGACCTGCGGGCACTCGGCGGCTGCGCTCGCCGTGGGCTTTCGTCCTTCCCGAAACCAACTGAAGACGTGATCGGTTTCTCGCTTGACCCGGCCTTCCCGTAACCCTCGAAGGACTCGGTGCCGAGGAGTCATGGACAGTCGATCCCGATCACGTCGTGGAGGTGCGCTCGCCGAAGAAGAAGCGATCCATGACGCGGTCGACGTAACCGCCGACGATCTCGGCGGCCAACGGGTGTGATTACAGCCGTTCGACGACCGTGCTCGTGACGTCCTCGGTGCTCGCATTGCCGCCGAGGTCGGCGGTTCGCGGACCCTCGTCGAGCACGCTCGTCACTGCCTCCTCGACGCGGGCGCTCTCCTCGGCGTAGCCCAGATGGTCGAGCAACATCGCCGCGCTCAGGATCGCCGCCGTGGGGTTCGCGACCCCCTCGCCCGCGATGTCCGGGGCGGTGCCGTGGACCGGCTCGAACAGCGCGTTTTCTGTACCTATGTTCGCACTCGGCAGCAGCCCGAGCCCGCCGACCAGCCCCGCCGCGAGATCGGACAGCACGTCGCCCGCGAGGTTCGGACAGACGACGACTCCGAACTGCTCGGAGTCGAGACAGATATGGGTCGCGAACGCGTCCATCAACACTTCGTCGGCGTCGACGCCGCGCTCGTCGGCGACCTTCAGGACGGTTTCACGAAACCGCCCGTCCGTCTCGCGCATGACGTTTGCCTTGTGCGCGACCGTGAATCCCTCGTGCTCGCTATCCTCGACGTACTCGCAGGCGAATCCCGCGAGCCGCTCGGACGCGGAACTCGTCACCACGCGGGTCAGCGTCGAGAGGTCCTCGCTCAGCCTGTTCTCGTGGCCCGAGTAGACGCCTTCGGTGTTCTCGCGCAGGAAGACCACGTCGGTCTCGGGGCGCAGCGCGTCGACGCCGGGGTACGCGCGGGCGGGCCGGACGTTGACGAACGAGCCGACCGCCTCCCGAAGCGGGAGGATGACGTCCGCGGCCGTCTCGCCTGCGGCCCCGAACAGCGTCGCGTCCGCCGAGGCGGCCAGTTCGTAGGTCTCCTCG
Proteins encoded in this region:
- the pfkB gene encoding 1-phosphofructokinase produces the protein MIVTVTPNPAVDYTVSLTDEPTAGTVTRTDRTRYDAGGKGINVSKYLASLDTDTLATGFLGGFVGEYLETQLETAELPAEFVAIDGTTRLNTTLLTPDAEYKINQTGPTVDEGAVDALVSRLRERDPNTVVIAGSLPPGIDTATVDRIAAAGEWETAIDLNGDVLGELSGEYVLCKPNRKELAAATGTTVDSVENAIEAAHVLRKRGFERVVASLGADGAVLVSDERALYAPALDVEVVDTVGAGDAMLSGVLSALDRGEGERAALGTGIAVSSRVVALPGTSVPSLANIDTTRDTVAVERR
- a CDS encoding isocitrate/isopropylmalate dehydrogenase family protein, translating into MTEEIAVIPGDGIGKEVTPAALEVLETVGDFEFIEAEAGDAVKEETGEALPEETYELAASADATLFGAAGETAADVILPLREAVGSFVNVRPARAYPGVDALRPETDVVFLRENTEGVYSGHENRLSEDLSTLTRVVTSSASERLAGFACEYVEDSEHEGFTVAHKANVMRETDGRFRETVLKVADERGVDADEVLMDAFATHICLDSEQFGVVVCPNLAGDVLSDLAAGLVGGLGLLPSANIGTENALFEPVHGTAPDIAGEGVANPTAAILSAAMLLDHLGYAEESARVEEAVTSVLDEGPRTADLGGNASTEDVTSTVVERL
- the glpR gene encoding HTH-type transcriptional regulator GlpR, producing the protein MLPEQRKRTIVALVTEHDGCSVAELADELDFSKATVRRDLRELENESLIERSHGGALPATTVGREQPYSQREVQQLDAKVAIAERAAGEIQAGQVVFFDSGTTTIEVAKRVPESVVTVTNSPVIALELDGTDCEVKLTGGSLRHSSRALVGPSAESFMDRVNFDLLFLGTNGLDSQGLMTPDEDEARMKSLMVERATRVIAVTDATKFGERSFVRFADLDEIDRLVTNGTPPGGIRDACESAGVSVIEVAA